In Bradyrhizobium sp. 1(2017), one DNA window encodes the following:
- a CDS encoding Smr/MutS family protein has translation MKRSSRPPVLEPRPSPRRRALSEEERALWDSVAKQLKPLRKHRVAKGVTKAAPAPRSEPSPVVPAVRSGPPPRPIAAAPIPRVAKPSVPPLAPLGKRERAKLSRGRSEIEARLDLHGMTQMRAHRALTGFLHRAHHDGLTFVLVITGKGRSGGESGVLRRQVPEWLSLPEFRAFVVGFEEAAIGHGGEGALYVRIRRARF, from the coding sequence ATGAAGCGATCGTCCCGTCCGCCCGTGCTGGAGCCTCGCCCCTCGCCGCGCCGCCGTGCGCTGAGCGAGGAGGAGCGTGCACTGTGGGATTCGGTTGCAAAACAGCTCAAGCCGCTCAGGAAACATCGCGTGGCCAAGGGTGTGACCAAGGCGGCGCCTGCGCCGCGCAGCGAGCCTTCGCCCGTTGTACCGGCGGTGAGATCCGGACCACCACCGCGCCCGATTGCTGCCGCGCCGATTCCGCGCGTTGCAAAGCCGTCCGTGCCGCCTCTGGCGCCGCTCGGCAAGCGCGAGCGCGCAAAGCTGTCGCGCGGGCGCAGCGAGATCGAGGCGCGGCTCGACCTGCACGGCATGACCCAGATGCGCGCCCATCGCGCGCTGACCGGATTCCTGCACCGCGCCCATCATGACGGTCTGACCTTCGTGCTTGTCATCACCGGCAAGGGACGCAGCGGCGGCGAAAGCGGCGTGCTGCGCCGCCAGGTGCCGGAATGGCTGAGCCTGCCGGAATTCCGCGCCTTCGTCGTCGGCTTCGAGGAAGCCGCTATCGGCCATGGCGGCGAGGGTGCGCTGTATGTGCGGATCCGCCGGGCGAGATTCTAG
- a CDS encoding Maf family nucleotide pyrophosphatase has protein sequence MGLWLGKSPLILASQSSARKMLLANAGLEFKAVTADIDERGIQAASKLSNPREIGLLLAREKARAVSARYPGSYVIGADQTLALGERLFNKPAGRAQAMAQLRDLAGSSHELNSAVAMARDGKIVFEHVSIARMTMRQMTETELSAYLDAAGDAVTTSVGAYQLEGLGIHLFERIEGDHFTILGLPLLPLLAFLRRERLVAV, from the coding sequence ATGGGTCTGTGGCTCGGCAAATCTCCGTTGATCCTGGCCTCGCAGAGCAGCGCGCGGAAGATGCTGCTGGCGAATGCCGGCCTCGAATTCAAGGCAGTCACGGCTGATATCGACGAGCGCGGCATCCAGGCCGCCTCGAAGCTTTCGAACCCGCGCGAGATCGGCCTGCTGCTGGCGCGCGAAAAGGCCAGAGCCGTCTCGGCACGTTATCCCGGCAGCTACGTGATCGGTGCCGATCAGACGCTGGCCCTGGGCGAGCGCCTCTTCAACAAGCCGGCAGGCCGTGCGCAGGCGATGGCACAATTGCGTGATCTTGCGGGCAGCAGCCACGAGCTGAATTCCGCGGTCGCCATGGCGCGTGACGGCAAGATCGTCTTCGAGCATGTTTCGATCGCCCGCATGACCATGCGGCAGATGACAGAGACGGAGCTGTCAGCCTATCTCGATGCGGCCGGCGACGCGGTCACGACCAGCGTCGGCGCCTATCAGCTCGAAGGCCTCGGCATTCATCTGTTCGAGCGCATCGAAGGCGACCATTTCACCATTCTCGGCCTGCCGCTGCTGCCGCTGCTTGCGTTCCTGCGCCGCGAGCGGCTAGTTGCGGTGTGA
- a CDS encoding murein transglycosylase A, with translation MAPEARIKTFLKTSATALCAGVVALSSFSLGAEAARRHYRSHHHHLPHLPAAPPRALPYPQLPLPFEISGAQYLPLAWADVKGWSDDNHLAAYKTFRASCRTINAQTGASEPKALAGSLNEPCRTARSLELADDAKAKTFFEDNFAPLRISRLGEPDGFVTGYYEPVLEGSRTQTDVYDVPVYRRPSNLFVRGYKQDSVSLPNKGPVYRKIGRRKLVPYYDRGEIEDGKIAGRGLEIAWLKDPTDLLFAQIQGSARIKFEDGSSVRLNYDAYNGYPYTAVGRILIERGIIPREEMSMQKIREWMAQNPDGAKELRRANRAYIFFREVNLSDKDEAVGAQGIPLTAGRSIAVDKSLHVYGTPFFIEGELPIESERAKTPFRRLMIAQDTGSAIIGPARADLFFGAGQEAGRVSGRLRHPMHFVMLVPKSIDPSPRAARLPVPDPRPSEKIAKLFPQTDPAKDSSKDPKNAAAAVKPDETSKAGAASPAVPQAKDAAIAVASPVPLPEPRPNIKPDREQRKRVNRRSDQQ, from the coding sequence TTGGCACCGGAAGCGCGAATTAAGACTTTCCTGAAGACCAGCGCGACGGCGCTTTGCGCAGGTGTCGTTGCGCTGTCGTCGTTTTCGCTCGGTGCCGAGGCGGCGCGGCGCCACTATCGCAGCCACCACCACCATCTCCCGCATCTGCCCGCCGCCCCGCCGCGGGCCCTGCCCTATCCGCAGCTCCCCCTGCCGTTCGAGATTTCCGGCGCGCAATATCTGCCGCTGGCCTGGGCGGACGTGAAGGGCTGGAGCGACGACAATCACCTCGCCGCCTACAAGACGTTCCGTGCCAGTTGCCGGACGATCAACGCGCAGACCGGCGCATCGGAGCCGAAGGCCCTGGCCGGCTCGTTGAACGAGCCTTGCCGGACCGCCAGATCGCTCGAGCTTGCCGACGACGCCAAGGCCAAGACCTTCTTCGAGGACAATTTCGCGCCGCTTCGCATCTCGCGCCTCGGCGAGCCCGACGGCTTCGTCACCGGTTATTACGAGCCGGTGCTGGAGGGATCGCGTACCCAGACCGACGTCTACGACGTTCCCGTCTATCGCCGCCCGTCCAACCTGTTCGTACGCGGTTACAAGCAAGACTCGGTCAGCCTGCCCAACAAGGGCCCGGTCTATCGCAAGATCGGCCGCCGCAAGCTGGTGCCCTATTACGATCGCGGCGAGATCGAGGACGGCAAGATCGCCGGCCGCGGGCTGGAGATCGCCTGGCTGAAGGATCCGACCGATCTCCTGTTCGCGCAGATCCAGGGCTCGGCGCGGATCAAGTTCGAGGACGGCAGCTCGGTTCGGCTCAACTATGACGCCTATAACGGCTATCCCTACACCGCCGTCGGTCGCATCCTGATCGAGCGCGGCATCATCCCGAGGGAGGAGATGTCGATGCAGAAGATCAGGGAGTGGATGGCGCAGAACCCTGACGGCGCCAAGGAGCTGCGCCGCGCGAACCGCGCCTACATCTTCTTCCGCGAGGTCAATCTGTCCGACAAGGACGAGGCGGTGGGCGCGCAGGGCATTCCGCTGACGGCCGGCCGCTCGATCGCGGTCGACAAGTCGCTGCACGTCTACGGTACGCCGTTCTTCATCGAGGGTGAGCTGCCGATCGAGTCCGAACGGGCCAAGACGCCGTTCCGCCGGCTGATGATCGCGCAGGACACCGGCTCGGCTATCATCGGCCCTGCGCGCGCCGATCTCTTTTTCGGCGCGGGCCAGGAGGCCGGCCGTGTCTCGGGGCGGTTGCGTCACCCCATGCACTTCGTGATGCTGGTGCCGAAGAGCATCGATCCCAGCCCACGCGCCGCCAGGCTGCCGGTGCCCGACCCGCGGCCGTCGGAGAAGATCGCAAAGCTGTTTCCGCAAACCGATCCCGCCAAGGATTCCAGCAAGGATCCGAAGAACGCGGCGGCCGCAGTGAAGCCGGATGAGACGAGCAAGGCTGGCGCGGCTTCGCCTGCCGTGCCACAAGCCAAGGATGCCGCCATTGCGGTGGCGAGCCCGGTGCCGCTGCCGGAGCCGCGTCCGAACATCAAGCCCGACCGCGAACAGCGCAAGCGCGTGAATCGTCGATCCGACCAGCAATGA
- the hemJ gene encoding protoporphyrinogen oxidase HemJ → MFEDVYLWIKALHVIAVIAWMAGMLYLPRLFVYHSEAEIGSKQSETFKVMERRLLKAIINPAMMVTWLAGLYLAWSGHWFTFGWLHVKLALVLAMSAVHGFFSRWLKDFAADRRPRSQKFYRIINEVPTVLMIFIVIMVIVKPF, encoded by the coding sequence ATGTTCGAAGACGTCTATCTCTGGATCAAGGCGCTGCATGTGATCGCGGTCATCGCCTGGATGGCCGGCATGCTCTATCTGCCCCGGCTGTTCGTCTATCATTCCGAGGCGGAGATCGGCTCGAAGCAGTCCGAAACCTTCAAGGTGATGGAACGCCGGCTGCTCAAGGCGATCATCAACCCCGCTATGATGGTCACCTGGCTCGCCGGGCTTTATCTGGCCTGGTCCGGCCACTGGTTCACGTTCGGCTGGCTGCACGTAAAACTGGCACTGGTCTTGGCCATGTCTGCGGTCCACGGCTTTTTTTCCCGTTGGCTGAAGGATTTCGCTGCCGACCGGCGCCCGCGAAGCCAGAAATTCTATCGAATTATCAACGAGGTACCGACCGTTCTGATGATTTTCATCGTCATCATGGTGATCGTGAAGCCGTTCTAG
- the hslU gene encoding ATP-dependent protease ATPase subunit HslU — MTDFSPREIVSELDRFIVGQADAKRAVSIALRNRWRRQQLTGSLREEVLPKNILMIGPTGVGKTEIARRLAKLANAPFLKVEATKFTEVGYVGRDVEQIVRDLVEVAIAQVRERKRKDVQARAQLAAEERVLDALVGANASSATRESFRKKLRAGELNDKEIEIETQSSGGGMPMFEIPGMPGAQMGAISIGDIFGKLGGRSKTRRLTVEGSHEILVNEESDKLLDTEQLTMEAISAVENNGIVFLDEIDKICARDGRVGGDVSREGVQRDLLPLIEGTSVSTKHGAVKTDHILFIASGAFHVAKPSDLLPELQGRLPIRVELQALTRDDMRRILTEPEASLIKQYVALMQTEGVTLDITDSAIDALADVAVAVNSTVENIGARRLQTVMERVLDEISFTAPDRNGETVKVDADFVQKHVGDLAKNADLSRFIL, encoded by the coding sequence ATGACAGACTTCTCCCCCCGCGAAATCGTTTCCGAACTCGACCGTTTCATCGTCGGCCAGGCCGATGCCAAGCGCGCCGTCTCGATCGCGCTGCGCAACCGCTGGCGTCGTCAGCAGCTCACCGGCTCCTTGCGCGAGGAGGTGCTGCCGAAGAACATCCTGATGATCGGCCCGACCGGTGTCGGCAAGACCGAGATCGCGCGGCGGCTGGCCAAGCTGGCGAATGCGCCGTTTCTGAAGGTGGAGGCGACCAAGTTCACCGAGGTCGGCTATGTCGGGCGCGACGTCGAGCAGATCGTGCGCGATCTCGTCGAGGTCGCGATCGCCCAGGTGCGCGAGCGCAAGCGCAAGGACGTGCAGGCGCGGGCGCAGCTCGCCGCCGAAGAGCGCGTGCTCGATGCGCTGGTCGGCGCCAATGCCTCGTCGGCGACGCGGGAATCTTTCCGCAAGAAGCTGCGCGCCGGCGAGCTCAACGACAAGGAAATCGAGATCGAGACGCAGTCCTCCGGCGGCGGCATGCCGATGTTCGAAATCCCGGGCATGCCGGGCGCGCAGATGGGCGCGATCTCGATCGGCGACATCTTCGGCAAGTTGGGGGGCCGCAGCAAGACGCGGCGGCTGACGGTGGAGGGCTCGCACGAGATCCTCGTCAACGAGGAGTCCGACAAGCTGCTCGACACCGAGCAGCTCACGATGGAGGCGATCAGCGCGGTCGAGAACAACGGCATCGTGTTCCTGGACGAGATCGACAAGATCTGTGCCCGCGACGGCCGCGTCGGCGGTGACGTCTCCCGCGAGGGCGTGCAGCGCGATCTGTTGCCGCTGATCGAGGGCACCTCGGTCTCGACCAAGCACGGCGCGGTGAAGACCGATCACATCCTGTTCATCGCGTCCGGCGCCTTTCACGTCGCCAAGCCGTCCGACCTCCTGCCGGAATTGCAGGGCCGCCTGCCGATCCGCGTCGAGCTGCAGGCGCTGACCCGCGACGACATGCGCCGCATCCTGACCGAGCCCGAGGCTTCGCTGATCAAGCAATATGTCGCGCTGATGCAGACCGAGGGCGTGACGCTCGACATCACCGACAGCGCCATCGATGCGCTGGCCGACGTCGCGGTGGCTGTCAACTCCACCGTCGAGAACATCGGCGCCCGGCGGCTGCAGACCGTGATGGAGCGGGTGCTGGACGAGATCTCCTTCACCGCCCCCGACCGCAACGGCGAGACCGTCAAGGTCGACGCGGATTTCGTGCAGAAGCACGTCGGCGATTTGGCCAAGAACGCGGATCTGAGCCGGTTCATTTTGTAA
- the coaE gene encoding dephospho-CoA kinase (Dephospho-CoA kinase (CoaE) performs the final step in coenzyme A biosynthesis.) — translation MRILGLTGSIGMGKSTTAKLFVEAGVPVYDADASVHQLYEGEAAPAIEAAFPGTTANGKVDRAKLSARVVHDPAAIKQLEQIVHPMLGASRQKFFADAEAAKAPVVVLDIPLLFETGGEKRVDAVVVVSTSPELQRERVLARGTMDEAKLDAIIAKQMPDAEKRKRADFVVDTSHGLEPVRAQIAHILAEVVKMPQRRA, via the coding sequence ATGCGGATTCTCGGACTGACGGGCTCGATCGGGATGGGCAAATCCACCACCGCGAAATTGTTCGTGGAGGCCGGTGTTCCCGTCTACGACGCCGATGCCTCCGTCCATCAATTGTATGAGGGTGAAGCGGCGCCGGCGATCGAGGCTGCGTTTCCCGGCACGACCGCGAATGGCAAGGTCGACCGGGCAAAACTGTCTGCACGCGTGGTGCATGATCCCGCCGCGATCAAGCAGCTCGAGCAGATCGTCCATCCGATGCTGGGTGCGTCCCGGCAAAAATTCTTCGCCGATGCGGAAGCGGCCAAGGCGCCGGTCGTGGTGCTGGACATTCCGCTGCTGTTCGAGACCGGCGGCGAGAAGCGGGTCGATGCGGTGGTCGTGGTCTCGACCTCGCCGGAACTCCAGCGTGAACGAGTGCTGGCGCGGGGGACGATGGACGAGGCAAAGCTCGACGCCATCATCGCCAAGCAGATGCCCGACGCTGAAAAGCGCAAGCGCGCCGATTTCGTGGTGGATACCTCACACGGTCTCGAGCCGGTGCGGGCGCAAATCGCGCACATCCTGGCCGAGGTCGTTAAGATGCCGCAACGGCGAGCCTGA
- a CDS encoding Tim44/TimA family putative adaptor protein produces the protein MDIYTIIFLALAVFIFLRLRSVLGQRTGNERPPFDRNALQGAQDKNVVTMPGKVIDQAPLAPTAEPTPPADRWKGLTEPGTPLAQGLDAIVEKDSTFDPRHFISGARGAYEMIVLAFANGDRRALRDLLSTEVYESFDAAIKEREKNEQKTETRFVSIDKAELVGAEMRDRTAQLTIRFVSQMISATRDKAGNIVDGSADTVADITDVWTFARDTSSRDPNWKLVGTGSAN, from the coding sequence GTGGACATCTACACTATCATCTTCCTGGCGCTGGCGGTCTTTATCTTTCTGCGGCTGCGCAGCGTGCTGGGGCAGCGCACCGGAAACGAACGGCCGCCGTTCGACCGCAACGCGCTCCAGGGTGCCCAGGACAAGAACGTCGTGACCATGCCGGGCAAGGTGATCGACCAGGCCCCGCTGGCGCCGACGGCCGAGCCGACCCCGCCTGCCGACCGCTGGAAGGGGCTGACCGAGCCTGGCACCCCGCTCGCACAGGGTCTGGACGCCATCGTCGAGAAGGATTCCACCTTCGACCCGCGCCATTTCATCTCGGGTGCCCGCGGTGCTTACGAGATGATCGTGCTGGCCTTTGCCAATGGCGACCGCCGCGCGCTGCGCGACCTGTTGTCGACAGAGGTCTATGAGAGCTTCGACGCTGCGATCAAGGAGCGCGAGAAGAACGAGCAGAAGACCGAGACGCGTTTCGTCTCGATCGACAAGGCGGAGCTCGTCGGCGCGGAGATGCGCGACCGCACCGCCCAGCTCACGATCCGCTTCGTCTCGCAGATGATCTCGGCCACCCGCGACAAGGCCGGCAATATCGTCGATGGCAGTGCCGACACGGTCGCCGACATCACGGACGTCTGGACCTTCGCCCGCGACACTTCCTCTCGCGATCCGAACTGGAAGCTGGTTGGCACCGGAAGCGCGAATTAA
- the dnaQ gene encoding DNA polymerase III subunit epsilon, with protein MREIVLDTETTGLDPLRGDRLVEIGCVEIFNRMPTGQTYHVYINPERDMPAEAFAVHGLSAEFLSTKSLFHEVVDAFLEFIGDAPLVIHNASFDISFINAELDRIKRAAIPRERLVDTLLLARRKHPGVSNRLDDLCSRYSIDNSHRTKHGALLDAELLAEVYVDLVGARQSQLLLASEAEEIRVNAAGEAPRRQRMIPLAPRVSDAEREAHRAFIATLGDKAIWNEYLPAPAALAAGQA; from the coding sequence ATGCGTGAAATCGTTCTCGATACCGAAACCACCGGCCTTGATCCGCTCCGCGGTGATCGTCTGGTCGAGATCGGCTGCGTCGAGATCTTCAACCGCATGCCGACGGGACAGACGTACCACGTCTACATCAATCCCGAGAGGGACATGCCGGCGGAAGCCTTTGCGGTGCACGGGCTGTCAGCCGAATTCCTGTCGACCAAGTCGCTGTTCCACGAGGTGGTCGATGCGTTTCTGGAGTTCATCGGCGACGCGCCGCTGGTGATCCACAACGCCTCGTTCGACATCAGCTTCATCAATGCCGAGCTCGACCGGATCAAGCGCGCGGCGATCCCGCGCGAGAGGCTGGTCGATACGCTGCTGCTGGCCCGGCGCAAGCACCCGGGCGTCTCGAACCGGCTCGACGATCTCTGCTCGCGCTATTCGATCGACAATTCTCACCGCACCAAGCACGGCGCGTTGCTCGACGCCGAGCTTCTGGCCGAGGTTTATGTCGATCTGGTCGGGGCGCGGCAGTCGCAGCTGCTGCTGGCCTCGGAAGCCGAAGAGATCCGGGTCAATGCGGCCGGCGAAGCACCGCGGCGGCAGCGCATGATACCGCTCGCGCCGCGGGTTTCCGATGCCGAGCGCGAGGCCCACCGGGCCTTCATCGCAACGCTCGGCGACAAGGCGATCTGGAACGAGTACCTGCCCGCTCCAGCCGCCCTTGCGGCCGGTCAGGCCTGA
- the rho gene encoding transcription termination factor Rho encodes MREIKLQDLKSKTPAELVSFAEENGVENASTMRKQELLFAILKQLALAETDIVGEGVVEVLSDGFGFLRSPDANYLPGPDDIYVSPSQIRRFGLRTGDTIEGHIRSPKEGERYFALLKVNTLNFEDPEKAKHKVNFDNLTPLFPNQRFRMEIDDPTRKDLSARVIDIVAPIGKGQRALIVAPPRTGKTVLMQNIAHSITHNHPECYLIVLLIDERPEEVTDMQRSVKGEVVSSTFDEPAVRHVQVAEMVIEKAKRLVEHGRDVVILLDSITRLGRAYNTVVPSSGKVLTGGVDANALQRPKRFFGAARNIEEGGSLTIIATALVDTGSRMDEVIFEEFKGTGNSELILDRKVSDKRTFPAIDISRSGTRKEELITDPQVLKKMYVLRRILNPMGTMDAIDFLLDKLRSTKSNSEFFDSMNT; translated from the coding sequence ATGCGGGAAATTAAACTTCAGGACCTTAAGTCGAAAACCCCGGCCGAGCTGGTCTCGTTCGCGGAAGAGAACGGGGTCGAGAATGCCAGCACCATGCGCAAGCAGGAGCTGCTGTTCGCCATCCTCAAGCAGCTGGCGCTCGCCGAGACCGATATCGTCGGCGAAGGCGTCGTCGAGGTGCTCTCCGACGGTTTCGGCTTCCTCCGCTCGCCCGATGCGAATTATCTCCCGGGCCCGGACGACATCTACGTTTCGCCCTCGCAGATCCGCCGTTTTGGCCTGCGCACCGGCGACACCATCGAAGGCCATATCCGCAGCCCGAAAGAGGGCGAGCGCTATTTCGCGCTGCTGAAGGTCAACACGCTCAATTTCGAGGACCCGGAAAAGGCCAAGCACAAGGTCAATTTCGACAACCTCACGCCGTTGTTTCCGAATCAGCGCTTCCGCATGGAAATCGACGATCCGACGCGGAAAGACCTTTCTGCACGCGTGATCGACATCGTCGCGCCGATTGGCAAGGGCCAGCGCGCGCTGATCGTCGCGCCGCCGCGCACCGGTAAAACCGTGCTGATGCAGAACATCGCGCATTCGATCACGCACAATCACCCCGAATGCTATCTGATCGTGCTGCTGATCGACGAGCGTCCGGAAGAAGTCACGGACATGCAGCGCTCGGTGAAGGGCGAAGTCGTGTCCTCGACCTTCGACGAGCCGGCCGTGCGCCACGTCCAGGTCGCCGAGATGGTGATCGAAAAGGCAAAGCGCCTGGTCGAGCATGGCCGCGACGTCGTCATCCTGCTCGATTCGATCACGCGACTTGGCCGCGCCTACAACACGGTGGTGCCGTCATCCGGCAAGGTGCTGACCGGCGGTGTCGATGCCAACGCGCTGCAGCGTCCGAAGCGCTTCTTCGGTGCCGCCCGCAACATCGAGGAGGGCGGCTCGCTGACCATCATCGCGACCGCGCTGGTCGATACCGGCAGCCGCATGGACGAAGTCATCTTCGAAGAGTTCAAGGGCACCGGTAACTCGGAACTGATCCTGGACCGCAAGGTTTCGGACAAGCGCACCTTCCCGGCGATCGACATCTCGCGCTCCGGCACCCGCAAGGAGGAGCTCATCACCGATCCCCAGGTGCTCAAGAAGATGTACGTGCTCCGCCGCATCCTCAATCCGATGGGGACGATGGACGCGATCGACTTCCTGCTCGACAAGCTGCGCTCGACCAAGAGCAATTCGGAGTTCTTCGACTCGATGAACACCTGA
- the secB gene encoding protein-export chaperone SecB — translation MTNGNGTPPEAAQAPQLNVLAQYTKDLSFENPNAPSSLQQQNQPPQINIQINVSANNLSEQEFEVTLSVEGKAEAAGKLMFSFELAYAGVFRIANVPQENLHPLVMIECPRLLFPFAREIIATAVRDGGFPPLMLDPVDFVGLYRQNMERQMAAQGQAGQA, via the coding sequence ATGACCAACGGTAACGGCACCCCTCCCGAGGCGGCCCAGGCTCCCCAGCTCAACGTGCTGGCGCAATATACCAAGGACCTCTCGTTCGAAAATCCGAACGCGCCGAGCTCGCTCCAGCAGCAGAACCAGCCGCCCCAGATCAACATCCAGATCAATGTCAGCGCCAACAACCTCAGCGAACAGGAGTTCGAGGTGACGTTGTCGGTCGAGGGCAAGGCCGAGGCCGCGGGAAAGCTGATGTTCTCGTTCGAGCTCGCCTATGCCGGCGTGTTCCGGATCGCCAATGTGCCGCAGGAGAACCTGCATCCGCTGGTCATGATCGAGTGCCCGCGTCTGCTGTTCCCGTTCGCCCGCGAAATCATCGCGACCGCCGTGCGTGACGGCGGGTTCCCGCCGCTGATGCTGGACCCGGTCGACTTCGTCGGTCTGTATCGTCAGAACATGGAGCGGCAAATGGCCGCTCAGGGCCAAGCCGGTCAGGCCTGA
- a CDS encoding pyruvate, water dikinase regulatory protein: MPTSNNYFHLHLVSDSTGETLITVARAVAAQYANVTPVEHVYPLVRSQKQLDRVLDEIEEAPGIVLFTLLEKDLVFRLENKCKEINVPSLSIIGPVMQLFEAYLGAATTGRVGAQHVLNAEYFKRIDALNYTMIHDDGQHVEGLDDADVVLVGVSRTSKTPTSIYLANRGIRTANVPLVPGIPVPSQLETLTRPLVVSLHATPERLIQIRQNRLLSMGAESGSDSYTDKQSVTEEVAFARKLSAKHDWPLLDVTRRSIEETAAAIMKLYTDRQRNRPSG; this comes from the coding sequence GTGCCGACCTCGAACAATTATTTCCATCTGCACCTCGTGTCCGACTCCACCGGTGAGACGCTGATCACCGTGGCGCGGGCGGTCGCGGCCCAATACGCCAACGTGACCCCGGTCGAGCATGTCTATCCGCTGGTCCGCAGCCAGAAGCAGCTCGATCGCGTGCTCGACGAGATCGAGGAGGCGCCGGGAATCGTGCTGTTCACGCTGCTGGAGAAGGATCTGGTCTTTCGGCTCGAGAACAAGTGCAAGGAGATCAACGTTCCGAGCCTGTCGATCATCGGCCCGGTCATGCAGTTGTTCGAAGCCTATCTTGGCGCGGCGACCACCGGCCGGGTCGGCGCCCAGCACGTCCTCAACGCGGAATATTTCAAGCGCATCGACGCGCTGAACTACACGATGATCCACGACGACGGCCAGCATGTCGAAGGTCTCGACGATGCCGACGTGGTGCTGGTCGGCGTGTCCCGGACCTCGAAGACGCCGACGTCGATCTATCTCGCCAATCGCGGCATCCGCACCGCCAACGTGCCGCTGGTCCCAGGCATTCCGGTGCCCTCGCAACTGGAGACGCTGACGCGGCCGCTGGTCGTCAGCCTGCATGCGACGCCGGAGCGCCTGATCCAGATCCGTCAGAATCGCCTGTTGTCCATGGGCGCCGAATCCGGCAGCGACAGCTACACCGACAAGCAGTCGGTCACCGAGGAAGTCGCGTTCGCACGCAAGCTGAGCGCCAAGCACGATTGGCCGTTGCTGGACGTCACGCGGCGTTCGATCGAGGAAACCGCGGCGGCGATCATGAAGCTGTACACCGATCGCCAGCGCAACCGGCCTTCCGGGTAA